From a region of the Cololabis saira isolate AMF1-May2022 chromosome 8, fColSai1.1, whole genome shotgun sequence genome:
- the sla2a gene encoding src-like-adapter 2 produces the protein MGTCFTTCPSSVTVLPNPPQGSAGELRDSVLVLLYDCPAPEHAGPGLYAGERLTLTSDDGDFMRVRSTRTGREMDVPASYVARVTHRWLFAGISRYRAEELLKHRSNPTGAFLIRESETNRDCYSLSILRRANSSDQNPVKHYLISRLQNGRLYISPELTFHSLHHLVEHYSESAAGLCCRLTMSCFIQGLDSTREAGPAPTTTRRPTINWKDVSRSMILKRKRTDSGNSLVSEGLREAINSYLQMTEGSDHCWDT, from the exons ATGGGCACCTGCTTCACCACGTGTCCCTCCAGCGTGACGGTCCTCCCAAACCCTCCCCAGGGGTCAGCAGGTGAGCTCC GGGACAGTGTGCTGGTGCTGCTCTACGACTGTCCGGCCCCTGAACACGCGGGACCGGGCCTGTACGCCGGGGAGAGACTGACCCTCACATCAGA CGATGGTGACTTCATGAGGGTGAGGTCAACGCGCACAGGCCGCGAGATGGACGTCCCCGCCAGCTACGTGGCCCGGGTGACACACAG GTGGCTGTTTGCAGGCATCAGCAGGTACAGAGCGGAGGAGCTGCTCAAGCATCGCAGCAACCCCACTGGAGCCTTCTTAATCCGGGAGTCTGAGACCAACAGAG ACTGCTACTCACTCTCCATCTTGAGGAGAGCCAACTCCTCAGACCAGAACCCTGTGAAGCACTACCTCATTTCCCGCCTCCAGAATGGCCGGCTCTACATATCTCCAGAACTCACGTTCCACTCCCTCCATCATCTGGTGGAACACTATTCAG AGTCTGCAGCCGGACTGTGCTGCCGGCTTACAATGTCTTGCTTCATCCAGGGTTtagacagtaccagagaggccgggCCTGCTCCCACAACTACCAGGAGGCCTACCATTAACTGGAAAGACGTAAGCAG GTCGATGATCCTCAAGAGGAAGAGAACAGACTCAGGCAACTCTCTGGTGAGTGAGGGTCTGAGGGAAGCCATCAACTCCTACCTCCAAATGACAGAGGGCAGTGATCACTGCTGGGACACATGA
- the ndrg3a gene encoding protein NDRG3a isoform X1, with amino-acid sequence MDELQDVQLTEIKPLLTSKNARNFQDFDCQEHDIETPHGVLHVTMRGVPKGNRPVILTYHDVGLNHKSCFNTLFNYEDMQEITQHFAVVHVDAPGQQEGAPPFPTGYVYPTMDELAEMVPSVMTQLKVNSVIGIGVGAGAYILSRFALNNPTLVEGLVLINVDPCAEGWIDWAASKLSGWTSNLVDIIMAHHFSTDELTENQELIQTYRLHIAQDINQDNLALFYGSYQYRQDLGIERPVVGLNEDTVNTLTCPALLVVGDTSPAVEAVVECNSRLNPTKTTLLKMADCGGLPEVVQPGKLAEAFKYFVQGMGYIPYVLLSHLSTESVPSAGMTRLARSRTASSSSITSMDSSRSRTNLNSLLEGGAGGALDAPAGPQTMEVSC; translated from the exons GAGCACGACATCGAGACTCCGCATGGCGTCCTCCATGTGACGATGAGAGGCGTTCCCAAGGGCAACAGACCCGTCATCCTCACCTACCACGACGTCGGCCTCAACC ACAAGTCCTGCTTCAACACTCTGTTCAACTATGAAGACATGCAGGAGATCACCCAGCACTTCGCCGTGGTTCACGTGGACGCCCCCGGCCAGCAGGagggcgcgccccccttccccacCGG GTACGTGTACCCGACCATGGACGAGCTGGCGGAGATGGTGCCCTCCGTCATGACTCAGCTGAA ggtcAACAGCGTGATTGGCATCGGCGTGGGGGCGGGAGCATACATTCTCTCCCGTTTTGCA CTGAACAACCCAACACTGGTGGAGGGTCTGGTCCTGATCAACGTGGACCCGTGTGCCGAGGGCTGGATCGACTGGGCCGCTTCTAAG CTGTCTGGATGGACCAGCAACCTGGTGGACATCATCATGGCTCATCACTTCAGCACC GATGAGCTGACGGAGAACCAGGAGCTGATCCAGACCTACCGCCTCCACATCGCACAAGACATCAACCAGGACAACCTGGCCCTCTTCTACGGCTCCTACCAATA TCGTCAGGACCTGGGCATTGAGAGGCCCGTCGTGGGCCTGAACGAGGACACGGTCAACACTCTCAC GTGCCCTGCCCTGCTGGTGGTCGGAGACACCTCCCCTGCTGTGGAGGCCGTG GTGGAGTGCAATTCCAGGTTAAATCCCACCAAGACTACGTTGCTAAAG ATGGCTGACTGTGGAGGTTTACCAGAGGTCGTGCAG CCGGGGAAGCTCGCCGAGGCGTTCAAGTATTTTGTTCAGGGCATGGGCTACA TCCCCTACGTACTTCTCAGTCACCTGAGCACCGAATCAG TGCCGTCAGCAGGGATGACCCGCCTGGCCCGCTCACGCACCGCCTCCTCTTCCAGCATCACCTCCATGGACAGCAGTCGCAGTCGCACCAACCTCAACAGCCTGCTGGAGGGCGGGGCCGGCGGGGCCCTGGACGCCCCGGCGGGGCCCCAGACCATGGAGGTGTCCTGCTAG
- the ndrg3a gene encoding protein NDRG3a isoform X3, with protein MSAVLDLDQIACPGNGTEHDIETPHGVLHVTMRGVPKGNRPVILTYHDVGLNHKSCFNTLFNYEDMQEITQHFAVVHVDAPGQQEGAPPFPTGYVYPTMDELAEMVPSVMTQLKVNSVIGIGVGAGAYILSRFALNNPTLVEGLVLINVDPCAEGWIDWAASKLSGWTSNLVDIIMAHHFSTDELTENQELIQTYRLHIAQDINQDNLALFYGSYQYRQDLGIERPVVGLNEDTVNTLTCPALLVVGDTSPAVEAVVECNSRLNPTKTTLLKMADCGGLPEVVQPGKLAEAFKYFVQGMGYIPYVLLSHLSTESVPSAGMTRLARSRTASSSSITSMDSSRSRTNLNSLLEGGAGGALDAPAGPQTMEVSC; from the exons GAGCACGACATCGAGACTCCGCATGGCGTCCTCCATGTGACGATGAGAGGCGTTCCCAAGGGCAACAGACCCGTCATCCTCACCTACCACGACGTCGGCCTCAACC ACAAGTCCTGCTTCAACACTCTGTTCAACTATGAAGACATGCAGGAGATCACCCAGCACTTCGCCGTGGTTCACGTGGACGCCCCCGGCCAGCAGGagggcgcgccccccttccccacCGG GTACGTGTACCCGACCATGGACGAGCTGGCGGAGATGGTGCCCTCCGTCATGACTCAGCTGAA ggtcAACAGCGTGATTGGCATCGGCGTGGGGGCGGGAGCATACATTCTCTCCCGTTTTGCA CTGAACAACCCAACACTGGTGGAGGGTCTGGTCCTGATCAACGTGGACCCGTGTGCCGAGGGCTGGATCGACTGGGCCGCTTCTAAG CTGTCTGGATGGACCAGCAACCTGGTGGACATCATCATGGCTCATCACTTCAGCACC GATGAGCTGACGGAGAACCAGGAGCTGATCCAGACCTACCGCCTCCACATCGCACAAGACATCAACCAGGACAACCTGGCCCTCTTCTACGGCTCCTACCAATA TCGTCAGGACCTGGGCATTGAGAGGCCCGTCGTGGGCCTGAACGAGGACACGGTCAACACTCTCAC GTGCCCTGCCCTGCTGGTGGTCGGAGACACCTCCCCTGCTGTGGAGGCCGTG GTGGAGTGCAATTCCAGGTTAAATCCCACCAAGACTACGTTGCTAAAG ATGGCTGACTGTGGAGGTTTACCAGAGGTCGTGCAG CCGGGGAAGCTCGCCGAGGCGTTCAAGTATTTTGTTCAGGGCATGGGCTACA TCCCCTACGTACTTCTCAGTCACCTGAGCACCGAATCAG TGCCGTCAGCAGGGATGACCCGCCTGGCCCGCTCACGCACCGCCTCCTCTTCCAGCATCACCTCCATGGACAGCAGTCGCAGTCGCACCAACCTCAACAGCCTGCTGGAGGGCGGGGCCGGCGGGGCCCTGGACGCCCCGGCGGGGCCCCAGACCATGGAGGTGTCCTGCTAG
- the ndrg3a gene encoding protein NDRG3a isoform X2, which translates to MDELQDVQLTEIKPLLTSKNARNFQDFDCQEHDIETPHGVLHVTMRGVPKGNRPVILTYHDVGLNHKSCFNTLFNYEDMQEITQHFAVVHVDAPGQQEGAPPFPTGYVYPTMDELAEMVPSVMTQLKVNSVIGIGVGAGAYILSRFALNNPTLVEGLVLINVDPCAEGWIDWAASKLSGWTSNLVDIIMAHHFSTDELTENQELIQTYRLHIAQDINQDNLALFYGSYQYRQDLGIERPVVGLNEDTVNTLTCPALLVVGDTSPAVEAVVECNSRLNPTKTTLLKMADCGGLPEVVQPGKLAEAFKYFVQGMGYMPSAGMTRLARSRTASSSSITSMDSSRSRTNLNSLLEGGAGGALDAPAGPQTMEVSC; encoded by the exons GAGCACGACATCGAGACTCCGCATGGCGTCCTCCATGTGACGATGAGAGGCGTTCCCAAGGGCAACAGACCCGTCATCCTCACCTACCACGACGTCGGCCTCAACC ACAAGTCCTGCTTCAACACTCTGTTCAACTATGAAGACATGCAGGAGATCACCCAGCACTTCGCCGTGGTTCACGTGGACGCCCCCGGCCAGCAGGagggcgcgccccccttccccacCGG GTACGTGTACCCGACCATGGACGAGCTGGCGGAGATGGTGCCCTCCGTCATGACTCAGCTGAA ggtcAACAGCGTGATTGGCATCGGCGTGGGGGCGGGAGCATACATTCTCTCCCGTTTTGCA CTGAACAACCCAACACTGGTGGAGGGTCTGGTCCTGATCAACGTGGACCCGTGTGCCGAGGGCTGGATCGACTGGGCCGCTTCTAAG CTGTCTGGATGGACCAGCAACCTGGTGGACATCATCATGGCTCATCACTTCAGCACC GATGAGCTGACGGAGAACCAGGAGCTGATCCAGACCTACCGCCTCCACATCGCACAAGACATCAACCAGGACAACCTGGCCCTCTTCTACGGCTCCTACCAATA TCGTCAGGACCTGGGCATTGAGAGGCCCGTCGTGGGCCTGAACGAGGACACGGTCAACACTCTCAC GTGCCCTGCCCTGCTGGTGGTCGGAGACACCTCCCCTGCTGTGGAGGCCGTG GTGGAGTGCAATTCCAGGTTAAATCCCACCAAGACTACGTTGCTAAAG ATGGCTGACTGTGGAGGTTTACCAGAGGTCGTGCAG CCGGGGAAGCTCGCCGAGGCGTTCAAGTATTTTGTTCAGGGCATGGGCTACA TGCCGTCAGCAGGGATGACCCGCCTGGCCCGCTCACGCACCGCCTCCTCTTCCAGCATCACCTCCATGGACAGCAGTCGCAGTCGCACCAACCTCAACAGCCTGCTGGAGGGCGGGGCCGGCGGGGCCCTGGACGCCCCGGCGGGGCCCCAGACCATGGAGGTGTCCTGCTAG